A stretch of DNA from Verrucomicrobiia bacterium:
ATCGACGGCTGCCGCAGCGTCTTCAGTATAGCACAAATCCAACAGGGCTCGTTCCCCCACCAACCCGACACTCACCGCCGCGACTGCCTGGAGCATCGGGATTGCCAGCAGCTTGCCTTCGGCCAGCATCTTCTTCATAGCCAAACGCAAGGCAACATAGGCGCCCGTGATGGCGGCAGTTCGAGTGCCGCCGTCGGCCTGGAGGACATCGCAATCAATCCAGATCGTGCGGCTGCCAAGCTTCTCAAGGTCCAGGGCCGCCCTCATGGCGCGGCCAATCAGCCGCTGGATTTCCTGGGAGCGCCCGTCGATTTTTCCCTTGGTGCTGTCGCGCGCTTTGCGCTGCAGGGTCGAATAGGGGAGCATCGAATACTCTGCGGTAATCCAGCCGCCCGTGACGCCTTGTTCTTTCATCCAGCGCGGCACCGTTTCTTCGACCGTGACCCCGCAAATCACGCGGGTATTGCCCCACTCGACCAGGGTCGAGCCGGTTGCGTGGGGGGCGATGTCGTTTTGGAAGCGCAGAGGCCGCAACTGATTTGGCTGACGGCCATCGAGGCGGGCAGGCGTTATGGGAGGCGGTGTTGCTAATTGGCTCATGGCGCCTACTTCTGGGGGCTTTCCACAGAGGCAAACAGGCTCTCGAGACTGTTGATCTCAGTCTCCTTTTTCGGGCCAAGAACCTGGCGCAGGTAATGGACTGCATCGG
This window harbors:
- the rph gene encoding ribonuclease PH encodes the protein MSQLATPPPITPARLDGRQPNQLRPLRFQNDIAPHATGSTLVEWGNTRVICGVTVEETVPRWMKEQGVTGGWITAEYSMLPYSTLQRKARDSTKGKIDGRSQEIQRLIGRAMRAALDLEKLGSRTIWIDCDVLQADGGTRTAAITGAYVALRLAMKKMLAEGKLLAIPMLQAVAAVSVGLVGERALLDLCYTEDAAAAVDLNLVMNAAGEFIELQGTGEEATFSEAQLAEMLRLGRAGIQELLKAQQRALGE